The Peromyscus maniculatus bairdii isolate BWxNUB_F1_BW_parent chromosome 15, HU_Pman_BW_mat_3.1, whole genome shotgun sequence DNA segment AACAGTGTCTTTCTCATTCAAGGGACCCTGCGAAGGATGCAGACCGCAATGAAGACGGTCAAAGATGAGGATGGACCCTTCAACGCTGCTGTGAAGAACATCCCCACCTTTCCCCACTGCCTACAGCCCGAGGCTTCCCGAGGGAAGGCTCCCCAAAGACACCCCTTCCCTGAAGCTCTCCGGGGCCCCTTTTCCCAGTTTCGGTATGAACCTCCTCCAGGAGACCTTGATGGATTCCCCGAGGTCTTCGAGGGAGGAGGGTCCCGGAAACGGAAGAGCATGCCCACAAAGATGCCTTACAACCACCCTGCAGAAGAAGCCACGATCGCGGAGGAGAGCAAGAGCCTCGGCCCCCCGAACCTGGCTCTGCTTTTCCCGCAGCCACAGCGCCCCAAGTGCGACTCTCAGATGATCGACCTGTGCAATGTGGGTTTGCAGTTCTACCGCACCCTGGAGCACTTGGGGGGCAAACCGGTCAAGCAGGAGCCGGTGAAGCCCAGCGCCGTGTGGCCCCAGCCAAcacctcctgccttcctgccgGCACCTTACCCCTACTACCCCAAAGTCCACCCGGGACTCATGTTCCCCTTCTTCGTGCCCTCATCCTCACCCTTCCCCTTCAGCAGGCACACCTTCCTGCCCAAGCAGCCCCCCGAGCCAGTATTACCCCGGAAAGTGGAGCCCCAGGAAAGCGAGGAGACCAAGCAGAAGGTGGAGAGGGTGGACGTGAATGTCCAGATCGATGACAGCTACTATGTGGACGTGGGTGGGGCTCAGAAGCGCTGGCAGTGCCCCACCTGTGACAAGTCCTACACCTCCAAGTACAACCTGgtgacccacatcctgggccacAGTGGGATCAAGCCGCACGCGTGCACCCGCTGCGGGAAGCTCTTCAAGCAGCTCAGCCATTTGCACACCCACATGCTGACGCACCAGGGCACGCGGCCCCACAAATGCCAGGTGTGCCACAAGGCCTTCACCCAGACCAGCCACCTGAAGCGCCACATGATGCAGCACAGCGAGGTGAAGCCCCACAACTGCCGCGTGTGCAGCCGGGGCTTCGCCTACCCCAGCGAGCTCAAGGCCCACGAGGCCAAGCACGCCAGCGGGCGCGAGAACATCTGTGTGGAGTGCGGCCTCGACTTCCCCACCCTGGCGCAGCTGAAGAGGCATCTCACGACGCACCGCGGCCCCATCCAGTACAACTGCTCCGAGTGCGACAAGACCTTCCAGTACCCGAGCCAGCTGCAGAACCACATGATGAAACACAAGGACATCCGTCCCTACATCTGCTCCGAGTGCGGCATGGAGTTCGTCCAGCCCCATCACCTCAAGCAGCACTCGCTCACCCACAAGGTATGGGGGGGAGGGACACCAGTGGGGGGGGGCGGCAGGGGGAGCTGCTAGGCCATCAGGAAAGGAACAAGAGCCGGGGGACCTGTGGGTGGGGAGGCCCGTGCCGCTCCCACCTAAAATGCTGAGAGGAGCGGTGTGACCCTGGCTAAGATACTCGCCTTACTTGAGTCCCCGGGGCCTTGCCCACTTCACACAGCAAACAGTGAGTGACATGGTAGTCGACCATCAATTAAGCCCTTTCCCAGAATAGCCCGAGAGTCTAAGGTGGGACTGGAAATTACCAGTGCAGACATTTGGAGAGGACAGTGAGGAAGGATGCAGGAAGCAGCTGGCTGCCGTGATATTTCTGCTTTTGCCCCCAAGAAGCCCTGGAATTCTGCCTCTAGAAACTTCTTTTAGGGAGctagtgggggcggggggagatgcATGCCATCAGATCTCAGATCAATTCCATGCCTGGGCTATTCCAATGAAAGCCACCTGGGAGAAGTCTCTGAGAGGTCCTTCCAGCTGAAGCAAGGGGCTCTGCTGTGAGACCTGCTTCCTTCAGGGGGCTATAAACTGGAGCCGAGTCTGGTCTAGTCACTCACGGCTAGCTCTTCTCTGTCAGCTTGGGTTGGCTAGTCTGTGGTATCCTTGTGggaagcaggaggaagcttcCTTCTCTGCTTGGTTTTCGATTCTCTGGGCTCAGATCTTCATGGAGAAATACAGACCCAAGGCTCGAGTTTCTGCCCTATTTGTAACCAGTGCTCTGTAGTTCAAGCCGGAACAGGCAAGGCCACAGGGGTCTTGAGGTCTCACCCCATCTGAGCTGACCTGGGTCTGCTTTGAGATGCCCAAAGGAGACTTTTGCCCCCGCTGATCTCCAGTCTCACCCTTGTCCTTAGTGGTTTCCTTGGCAAGAAAGACCTCTAGGAAGCCGCTCTCTAAACCAACCTTTATTTCCGAAAGGTCATGAGAGGACTGCCCAGCTGAGGTAACGATGCCGCTTTGCTCTCCTGGGTTTCGTTTGTTAGGTTAGGACAAAACACAGTGGCTTCTGGCTCTGTAGCAGAGAGATGCTTCCTGACTGACAAAGGGCACCTATAGACACCCTCTGAGGGGAGCTACCTGCCGAGTGCAGGAACCATCGGCAGAGGACCTGCGCTTAGATTTGGCCACGGAGGCATCATTGGCTTAGCTCAGGGGTGCCTGTGTATGTGGAAAAGGAACCAAGGGTTATTGATTTTAGATCTTATGGATTCTGCGAGGCAATAGAAAATGAAGTTCAAATGGGAAAAACAACCTGTTATTTCCTTCAAATCAATAAACAAAGTGTGTTTACAGTAGAGACACCAGCAAACAGCAAGAGGTAGTGATCACTGAATGCTTGCTTGGAGGTTCCCGACTCATTCATGCTGACTCTCAAGGATGCTGGGATCTGCTTCCAACTAAAAGTAAAGACACCAAAATATGATGAGGTCTCTCGGGAACCCCAGCACCGGCACCcaaatctttatttattcatttgcttttttattttgtgcttatGGGCATACGCACGCAAACGCCcacgtagaggccagaggtcgcCATCAGGTGTCTACTACGGCTCTCCACtttatgtttttgagataggttctgtCACTGAACTGGAGTTCATCAACTGGTTAGAGCGTCTGACCAGCGCGCCTCTGGGCACCCTCCTTTCTCCgcctcctagtgctaggattacagacatgctttACTATGCTCCGCTttttctgtgagcactgtgaatGCTTGCACAGTGTGTACCACTCTGCCTGGTTTATGCAGAGCTGGGGCTCCATCCCAGGCTTCATACATATAAAGCAAGTATTTTACCAGCTGAGTTATGGTCCCACCCACCACCACTTCATCTTAAGACAAATCTTCACCAGGAAAAATCATGGAACTTATTTAAGGCTTCATAGTCAGTAAAGGGTTGGACAGAGATGTGAACCCACCCTTTAGTGCTTTGAGCTTACCAAAACTAACGAGTGCTAATCTCTTACCACACTCCAACTAAAGTAAGTGAGAATACAGCTAGAGTTAGAGCTAACTTGGAATGTCTCCTTCCTTAGGCCACTTACAGATGAATTTTTAAGGTGTTAATTTGGTAACTTATTCTAATCCTCAATTTAGTGCCAAGATTCTTTGagtcttcctttttaaaagtcattcttGCCTGGAACAGCAGCGCACACTTGCAGTCCCAGCTACCCAGGAGACTGGAGCGGGAGGATTACTTGAACCCAGGGATTCAACATGAGCCTCAacaacatagtgaaaccctgtaaCAAAAAGTCACTAGGGagcctgcagagatggctcagttaagagcacttgctgctcttgcagatgacctgggtttgcttcccggcacccacatggcagttcatgagcatctgtaactccagttccagagggcaTTTGATTCCCTATTCTGATCTCCTCAGGTACTAGGCATGTaggtggtatacacacacacatacatacgtgcaagcattcatacacacaaaatgaatctGACATTGTTTTGAAGTCATTAGACTGGGCTTTTCTGGGAAGTGAATGCTGCCCAGAAGGCTAGCATTCTATCTGGGGGTCCCTGGAAAGGCTCTGAATTGAGGGCATCAGCACTCCACATGGAAACACTGCTCTATAGGCAGTGAGGAAAGCAGACGgccttctgttctgttttccagTGTAGAAGGTTGTCCCATGCCAAAAAATTCTCTAACAGGAGCAGCTGGACCGCACAGAGGAGGCTCCAGAGCTACGGCCCCCACCGGTCAGCATGGCCTGTGGGAACCCAGGGGACCAACCGGAGAGGGCGATTTTCTACTTGTAATTGATTGAAGCAAGAGTGAATGGCTCTTTGGGGATTTTCGAGTCCATTAGTGAAAACTGGTGTGACATTGGCTTCCTTCTGGGAAACGATAATAtcagtttagattttttttttcatcatcatGAAAGCCAGATTATAGACTCATTTCACATATCATTCTACCGTGCTCTTTCCAAAATCATATTAATCCTCCCAAGCTGTTGCTGTAGAATTAATCCCATCAGCAGTGGAAACAGCAATGGCTTTCTTTTCTCCTAGTTTATGAtgttcagggggaaaaaaaaaaggagattatATAATCAACACTTTCCAAGGAAATCACAACTCAACATGGCTTAAGCTATGTCATTTGGAACTTTACTTCCGCCTGGAAGTAACGACTTTAGTTTCTGGCGGATCTCTGGGTCAAAGAGGAGCAGCCTGTAGCACTCGGGAAAGCCTGGCACATGTTCCACGCTCACTCTTTTGAATCTTGCCTCCTCACAGGGTGTGAAAGAGCACAAATGTGGGATCTGTGGCCGTGAGTTCACCCTGCTGGCCAACATGAAGAGACACGTGCTGATCCACACCAACATCCGTGCCTATCAGTGTCACCTCTGCTACAAGAGCTTCGTGCAGAAGCAGACCCTCAAGGCCCACATGATTGTCCACTCTGACGTGAAGCCTTTCAAATGCAAGGTGGGAAGAAGGGGGGACTCCGGGGGCTGTAAAAATGTCTGACAGGCACGACCCTGGGGGAACCTTCTACTCCATTTCCTCAGTGGTACAACTGAGGCGCAGAGTAGGTCTGTGGCCAAGTCCAAGTTGTGCCCACCAAGTTGCTCCTGTTTCTGCCACACGTGCTCACAGCAGTTCTTAGCTGGTCCCTGTTTCTGTGACTATGGCGTTAGTGCTTGGGTTGGGGGCAGGGGTAGGCAGACAGTCATGAGAAGTCTGAGTGTAGAAAGCTCATTATAGAATAGcttagaagaggaggaagatgatggggGAGGCACTGCTGGTCTACAATGgaaaaccaggctggccctgctTCCATTATAAGCCAATGAGCAGGCACAAAAAGGAATCTGAAAATCTAACACATCTCCCAACCCTTGCTTGCCTTCCCTCTCCCGTCTTGACGCTTGAGCTAAACCTTTCAATGTGAAAGCAGGCATCCCAAAGAGGATTCCGGTGTGCCGACTTCCTTCTCTCTGGATAGACCGCTAGTTCCTAAGAGAGTTGCAGCACGATCCATAATAGTTAAGACATGGAACCAACCTACAGGCACATCCAAGGATGAGGTGAAGAGAAGGTAGTCCATATACAAGATGAAAGGCTAGTCAGCCGGAAGAGGAGCAAAACCCTGGATCTGTGTCCAACACGAATGGAGGCCATATTGGAGGATGCGATGTTAAGTgcaataagccaggcacagagagaCAAATGTTGCACGTCTTTGCTCATATGTAAGAGCTAAGTTGACCTCATAGAAGTAGAGCTGAGAACAGCAGTTACCAGAggctgagaaggggaggaaggggagggaacagACGTTAGGAGGGGTGCTGAAGTGCAGTTAGGTAGGAGAAGTGGGGTCTAGAGTTCCACAGTACAGCAAGGTGACTAGTTATCAAgattttattgagcatttctcCAAAAGATTTTGAGCAACCCCAatatcaagcctgatgaccttgaTCTGCTCACCGCATGCTCTATACATGAATCTAAATATCATTCTATATCCAACATATATGTATAGTCATTATGTGCCAAttcaaaatattctgaaaaagtAGAAAAGGATCCAAAGTTATCCCCTTCAAAGGACTCCAGAAATGCTTGTGTGGACTGAGGAGTAACTGAGAACTCCGCCTCTAcgatatttttcctttattcctaAGTACCACACGGCCCAGGGTCTAAGGACCTTTGTAGAACAGCTGTATCAGATTACTACCGTTCATTCTTATTTTCTCAGCTGAGAGGATGTGGTGAGCTAGAGATCTTACAAGACCGTGGCTTTCCAAGGCTGCCCTGCCCCAGGGCTGTTTCAAGAGGGTAGCTTAGGCGTAGGTGGTTGGAGGTCTGTATGGATGGGTGCCATCCCActcaggaagagagagcagagggagaagaggaaataCTGCATTCAGACAGCGGAGTGTGTCCGTGTGAACACtaagttttccttttctgttgctgcgtGCTGTCTAGAGTGTGGGTGACTCACTTTGCAAACCCGGATCCCTGCCATTGGACCCCCTCCTTCCAGGGATGCTGCTTTCATCCCTCGGTAGTGTGGCCCCCACTTGAAGGAACCCCCTGCGaagttgactttttttcccctgtgctGGCAGCTTCTCCACGGGGTGAGGGGTCAGGAACCAGAGCTTCCCTGGGCCTTGTGGACATTGTCTAGAGAGGGGCCCTCTCCCCTGACTCCTTTTCCTGCCTCCcacttctgtttccccttcttttCTCCAAGCTTTCTGCTGTTTGAAAGTCCCGTTATGTCCCTCTTGAGTGTGTGAGCTCAAGGAGGAGAAAACAGTGTGCCGGATGGGGGGGGGCATCACTTTCAAGGCTTCTTTGCAGGGGAGGAGTAATTTCCAGAGCAAATAAAGCATTAACTCAAACCCAGGGTCCTCCTGACGAAGATGCCCATGAGCACCTCCAAGTCACTGGGCTCCACAAGGACCTCTTCTCTCTCACTTCAGACGCTCTTCCGCTTTCCTTCTCACCCCATTGACCTCCTGGGTGCTTCACCATTGACAGTTACAGAGATACCCTGCAGAGATTTACTGTCTCCCATAGTGGAAGTGCAGGCAGGCTCTCTTATGCTTGGATGGCCAGCATGACCTGTGTTCATTATCTTACCAACTGTTGGCTGGAGCACAATTGTTATTCTATAAAGGGAGCTACCTCTTAgtttcttctctaaagaaatacACACCTGCTCAGTCCTAACTGTATCTCCTCTGATCCTCAGTAGAGATATTCCTCCCTGAGATGGAGGGATAGATTAGGGCAGAGATATAAGTGGGGGGAGCCCCTGAGATGGAGGGATAGATTAGGCCAGAGTTACAGTGTGCAGGGAGAGCCCCTGAGATGCAGGGGTAGGCCAGAGCAGAGATACAGTCTTGGAGAGCCCCTGAGATGGAGAGGTAGGCCAGGGAGAAATTTTGTCTGGGAGTAGGGGTAGCCCCTGAGATGGAAGGGTAGGCCACTGCAAACATAGAGTCTAGGGGGGAGCCCCTGAAGTGGTATTCAGGGCAGAACCAGTCTAAGCAGTGTGGGATCTGGGGACATTCATGGGACAGTTCTGCTTCCCTACCCTCAAAGGCCTGCAAGATCTCTTGGGCTTGATAGCACACGAGCATCTGGAAAATTCTCTGTGGAACCAGGGCACAGAAAGTGTGCAGGGTTGTGCACTCTGGCCCTAGTGCTGCAGTGAGCCATCCTTGATGGATGTTTTTGGCCTCTGTTCACAGATAACTACACCTTTCTCCTCCTCAACGATGGGGCATCACACATGGCCCCAAGAGCATGGGATAGTCTGCCGTGTGGCTCAGGAACTCCATTTATCTCTCCTTAGGGGCTGCTTAGGCTTTTGGTGTCTTGGGCTCTTTTATGTCAGCAGATGCCATATAAAGGCGAAATCCCAGCGTTGACAGGAGAGACAGTTTACAGTGCACGGGAGAACAGGACCCGGACGGCTCTTCTATGGGCAGCTCTTCTGCATGGTGTTTGGGTTCTCTCAGAAGGCCAGAACACAGCTCTCCACCTGGAGAGTGTAGTCTGTTATTAGGCAGCACAATTTGGAAGATAAAGGCATTCTCATCAAACTTAGCTGGCCCTGCTCCAGTGCTTAGGCATTTCTGAAATAACAATCCATGTAGGTCACCTTGACCGAGCCCTTTCTTCCTGAAAGTTCCATAAGCATGCTGCctggttttttttcctcctcaccGCCCCCCCCACTTCCTTGCAGTGGCATTCTTTGGGCTAGCCTTTGGTACCATCACTCTTCGTTATTTCAACAGACTTTCCTGACACGTGTGGGCTACATGCCATACAGGTTCCCCCTTGTGCATGAGAACTATAGGGCAGAGATCTGTAAAGCCTGAGGCCCCGGTTCCCATCCCAGGGTGGTCTTGGGATGTCCTGTGGACTTTGCTTCCTACACTTTGAGCTGGATGGAAATCTGGCCCTGGGTGAAGGCTGTAGGGGATTGGAAGGGCTAGACAGAGATGGAGGCCACTTGTTTATTGCTATGCCTTTTATAACCGACTGAGACAATGTCTGGCCACCTGCATAGCAATGATGGGATATATATACAGTTACACCCAAGTTTGATAGTCATAACAGAGGGTAGTTATTCTCTCCCCATGATTGACGTGGCTGGGGAAAAAAGGCAAGGCTTGCTTCACTTCAGCAGTGAGCTGGCCCTATTGCCTCTCCCCCAAAATTTGCAACAAGAAAGATGCTTTTAGTAATAGAGTCTAATTTCTTGGGATTCTTGCCATTGGAATGCACGCCTCAACATAAATCCCTCCTCCTGTTGCAGCGTGCAGTGGTTCTCACTGGAAACAGCTGTCCCCAGTGAGCAGAAGTGTTCACTGGCTGTAGAATTAAGCGTTAACAACAGGATGGAAAATTAGTGGGGAGAgaagttttccttccttctttcttctctctctctctctctctctctctctctctctctctctctctctctctctccctctctcccccccctctctctcacacacacacatatgcatgccatATATTTACTTATGCCTGCCTTTCTGGACTCTTGCTATTGGCTGGACTTCTAGCTCCTGGGAGCCAGCTGGAGGTAGTCCAGAGACCCAGCCTTAAGTAGACTTAAAGCTATGTTTCACAAATACACTTCCCAGATTCTGCGTAAGCACACAGGCCTTGATTTGGATACTCTCCGTGTAGTGGCCGCACTCCATAATAGCATAGAACCAGCTGCCGTCTTTGGAAAACCTGTCCAGGAAAAGCTTCCATCCAGAATTTCCGGGACAAATCCTCTTTTGAGATGGGTGAAGCCCAGAGCTGCCTAAGTTATGAATCACTGGGTCATCTACAGCCTTTTCTTCAGCAGAGGGCTGAGGGCTGGAGGCCTGGGAGTGCAGCAGAGGGGTGAAGTCGCCTTGAGAAgggtctcctcttcctcccccagacTGTCTGTCTGCGGTTTGCAGGGACCcagtgccggggggggggggggggggggggggggggggggggggggggggggcgggggggggtttGTCAGGGTTTCCAGGCTGGCATGGAGGGGGTTAAGGCAGTGACCAGATAGCAGCCTTTTGGCAGCAAAGCCCTCCTCCTAGGCAGAAGGAAGGATATAGCTGAACGAACTGCCTGCTTAACAATGCCTAGCATGTCCCAGGGGCCCGCCTGCAAATAGatttcatcttgctttctcttgtgcttttcaaagcttcctgttttctcacGGTCCTTTTGGACAGTttacagtctctctctccctccctccctccctccctctccctttgaGGAAAGGAACACCCTTCTTAttaaagagaggagagggagaagaatgtAAAGGGGAGGGCAGTTGAGCCGAGGCCATTCTCTGGGGCTGGCTGGAGCTCGCTCTTTGACCTTTCCTCTCCGGATAGGAAAGAAAGCTTCCCCGGGGCATCTTGGCTCTGAGTTCACCTCAGGCAGTGGTAGCCAGGTCCAGCGCTGCTTGGCCTTCTGGGCCTCTGGACTCAGCCAAATGCCTGCTACTTACTGCCTTTGCTTCATCTCTGCTCACAGCTGACCTCTGTGGCGGCGGCTGCCTGCCGCGGGGGCTCATGGGAAGCAAGTACCTCCAGGCCCTGTACctcggagggggggggggtggcagatGGGAAGGGTACCAGGAGGCCAGAGCAAGGAGGCTGAAGCAAAGAGGACGGCGGCGTGTGGCAGCTGTCTCAAGGGCATCCTGGACATCAGAGAGCCATCTGGTGGGCGCCCCCAAAGACTGTGGTCTATAGTGAATAGCCTCTTTCCACCCATGATTCTTGGGCTGGGCTTCCAGTCAGTTCCAGGTCACCTGGCAGGGATTTAGCCAGAAGATTCCCTGTCGGTTCCTTTGATGATTGGAAAGGACAGCACTTTTACTGGGGTACTGTGGCTCACATCTGGAAAGATGTAAACGGAgtctccagctctcccttaagCGCCTGCACCAAGATCTCTCTCTTACTTTGATGCAGACCTTGTGAGATCATTCGTCCAGTCCTGGCTTGGGACTGCGCTAGGATTTTCAACTCTGAATGAAGGGAAACCTTCACTTCAGCTCCTGATTTTTCCCAGGGAAGAAATGAGTTTTGCTGTTTCCTCTACACTCTTCCCCTTTCCAGTCTAAGTCCCCTTCCCGGCTGCAAGGACTCTGCTTAGAGCTGACATCCCAGGACTCTCTCGGTAGCAGACCCCAAGCTCTTTCTGTAACCCCTCTTTGCCGTCTGAGAGGGATGTCTCTGTGTGCCACAGACATAAAAAACAccaccacaaaaacacaaacacaaaacctcTCTACACCGGGGCATTGTCATGTGAGGACACTCCTCCAGGAACAGTGGAGGAGCAACTGTTCTGGATGAGGACCACAGGGCTCCGTGAAGGGCAGAGGTGGAGGGAGAAGCTGACTGCGAAGCTCCTGCTGAGATGAGAACAGAGGCCAGGGGCTCCAGGTCCTTTGTAACCTGACTCCATCCTTCGGCCACTGAGTGTTTACaaactggtgtgtgtgtaggccagtgGGGAGATGAGAACCAGGAATGACTGTATTTTAAGATTGTGTATGGGGTGATGATATTTCCTGACTTGTTTATATATTCTTCCAACGTAATGCCTAACTACTTGTTAAGGGTGTTGTGTATGTAGCCCTGTGCCTGATACTGAGGTTGGTTACAAAGAAAATTGAAGTGACCCTTGAGTTGAAAACTGACTGGGACACTTTGGGACTTTCAGAGTTGACTTGCCTCCACTGATCTCCATTGTGACACCCAATAGGCTACCATCAGTCATGCAGGGTAACTCTATTATATAAAAACTAAGCTTGCCAACATGACAGAAACCAGTCTCCTTTACCAATCAGACATAATAGAGCTGACCTGTCATGTTCCACAGTGGACTTCCCTTCAGACCATTGGGATAACTTTAGAGGACAATATGATGTTTTTGGGTTTtgatgtggtgttttgttttgagacagggtctcgctacgtagtcctggctgtcatggagctagctcattatgtagaccagggttggctttgaactcacagagatctgacaaTATAATTTCAAAGtccaatataaatttaaatataattatgatGTCCCCATATACCACTAAACTGTCCCAAGAAGTTTTATATTGAATGAATTGAGCCAGAAAATCTGTAGTATAGAACCATTCACTAGGCTTTCAGAAAGGATCAAAAAAAGGTAGCTtgtctgtcctagttagggttactactgctgtgacgaaacaccatgaccaaaagcaagttggagggaaaaggttttatttttcagtttacaTGTCTagataacagtccatcactgaggcaagtcagggcaggaacctggatgcaggagctgatgcagaggccttggaagagtgctgtttactgacttgctccccctggcttgcacagcctgctttcttatagaccccagaGCCACTCCCCACAATGTgttggaccctcccccatcaatcactaattaagaaattgccCGGCAGCCAGATATTATGGCAGAactttttcaattgaggttccctccttttagataactctaacttgtgccaagttgacataaatctgtCCAGCACAGTTGTCTGAAGCTGGAGAAGAAGCTACAAGGCACCCAAAGGTGGCCATTATGACAAACACACACCTCTGAGTATAGACTTGTGGTGAGGGGAAATTGATAAGTGGAATCTTTGAAGGTTGACAGATGGGACCTTGGGGTAGATGTTTTGCAGGACATGACCCTGTGTTCCAGGTATGATGGATATGACAGCCATAAGCAGTTAAGCCTCACTACGGTAGGCCCCTCACCTGTGGTATAAAGTAGACTGAAGTGTCTACAAACATTCATGAAGATGCCTGGTACTTGTGCCAAGGCAAAAATAAAGGGCATCCTTCAAGAAAGAGCTAAACTATTcttgcgtgtgtgtctgtgtttagtGATGTTCATGTGGAGGCCATAGGTCAACCTCAAATGTCATTTCTCAGAAGTCATCAGCCCCCTCACCTCTCTCCTGTCTTGGACCAAAGGACAACTAGTCAGCCTAGGCTGACTGtcctgtgagccccagggacctgcccatctcctcctcctcagcactaGGGATGCAAAGGCacatcaccacactcagctgctGACATAGACCTGGGA contains these protein-coding regions:
- the Znf366 gene encoding zinc finger protein 366 isoform X1 yields the protein MWMVEVAVKGTLRRMQTAMKTVKDEDGPFNAAVKNIPTFPHCLQPEASRGKAPQRHPFPEALRGPFSQFRYEPPPGDLDGFPEVFEGGGSRKRKSMPTKMPYNHPAEEATIAEESKSLGPPNLALLFPQPQRPKCDSQMIDLCNVGLQFYRTLEHLGGKPVKQEPVKPSAVWPQPTPPAFLPAPYPYYPKVHPGLMFPFFVPSSSPFPFSRHTFLPKQPPEPVLPRKVEPQESEETKQKVERVDVNVQIDDSYYVDVGGAQKRWQCPTCDKSYTSKYNLVTHILGHSGIKPHACTRCGKLFKQLSHLHTHMLTHQGTRPHKCQVCHKAFTQTSHLKRHMMQHSEVKPHNCRVCSRGFAYPSELKAHEAKHASGRENICVECGLDFPTLAQLKRHLTTHRGPIQYNCSECDKTFQYPSQLQNHMMKHKDIRPYICSECGMEFVQPHHLKQHSLTHKGVKEHKCGICGREFTLLANMKRHVLIHTNIRAYQCHLCYKSFVQKQTLKAHMIVHSDVKPFKCKLCGKEFNRMHNLMGHMHLHSDSKPFKCLYCPSKFTLKGNLTRHMKVKHGVMERGLHAQGLGRGRLVLAQSTTVLRNLEQEEPFDLSQKRSAKGPVFQSDVASTQDCLCHEEEEEEEEGDEDNCYEVEPYSPSLAPESQQLCAPEDLSTKQEHTLRAPGERCRDQDAAEEQQEESVEDHEGRDIDCTIRDEHLGSGLLQSGGQGPSFSDYLYFKHRDEGLKELLERKMEKQAVLLGI
- the Znf366 gene encoding zinc finger protein 366 isoform X2, producing the protein MQTAMKTVKDEDGPFNAAVKNIPTFPHCLQPEASRGKAPQRHPFPEALRGPFSQFRYEPPPGDLDGFPEVFEGGGSRKRKSMPTKMPYNHPAEEATIAEESKSLGPPNLALLFPQPQRPKCDSQMIDLCNVGLQFYRTLEHLGGKPVKQEPVKPSAVWPQPTPPAFLPAPYPYYPKVHPGLMFPFFVPSSSPFPFSRHTFLPKQPPEPVLPRKVEPQESEETKQKVERVDVNVQIDDSYYVDVGGAQKRWQCPTCDKSYTSKYNLVTHILGHSGIKPHACTRCGKLFKQLSHLHTHMLTHQGTRPHKCQVCHKAFTQTSHLKRHMMQHSEVKPHNCRVCSRGFAYPSELKAHEAKHASGRENICVECGLDFPTLAQLKRHLTTHRGPIQYNCSECDKTFQYPSQLQNHMMKHKDIRPYICSECGMEFVQPHHLKQHSLTHKGVKEHKCGICGREFTLLANMKRHVLIHTNIRAYQCHLCYKSFVQKQTLKAHMIVHSDVKPFKCKLCGKEFNRMHNLMGHMHLHSDSKPFKCLYCPSKFTLKGNLTRHMKVKHGVMERGLHAQGLGRGRLVLAQSTTVLRNLEQEEPFDLSQKRSAKGPVFQSDVASTQDCLCHEEEEEEEEGDEDNCYEVEPYSPSLAPESQQLCAPEDLSTKQEHTLRAPGERCRDQDAAEEQQEESVEDHEGRDIDCTIRDEHLGSGLLQSGGQGPSFSDYLYFKHRDEGLKELLERKMEKQAVLLGI